Proteins encoded in a region of the Massilia sp. UMI-21 genome:
- a CDS encoding polysaccharide biosynthesis/export family protein gives MTHQIKRAAQAAAVSCLLVLGGCATAPAPVATAPAINPEYLIGPGDNINIIVWRNPEVSMSVPVRPDGKITTPLVEDLPAAGKTSTQLARDIEGALAKFIQQPVVTVVVTNFVGNYSEQIRVIGQAAKPQALPYRKDMSLMDVLIAVGGVTEFAAGNRATIIRTVDGKQQKLQVRLDDLIKDGDISANQAMRPGDILVIPESFF, from the coding sequence ATGACGCACCAGATCAAGCGCGCAGCCCAGGCTGCCGCCGTTAGCTGCCTGTTGGTACTGGGTGGCTGCGCCACCGCGCCGGCACCAGTTGCCACCGCGCCAGCCATCAATCCCGAGTACCTGATCGGTCCCGGCGATAATATTAATATTATCGTCTGGCGTAATCCGGAGGTATCGATGTCGGTGCCGGTACGTCCGGACGGCAAGATCACCACCCCGCTGGTCGAAGACCTGCCGGCGGCAGGAAAGACCTCGACCCAGCTGGCGCGCGACATCGAAGGCGCGCTGGCCAAGTTCATCCAGCAGCCGGTGGTGACCGTGGTCGTGACCAATTTCGTCGGCAACTATAGCGAGCAGATCCGCGTGATCGGCCAGGCCGCCAAGCCGCAAGCCCTGCCTTATCGTAAAGACATGTCGTTGATGGATGTGCTGATCGCCGTCGGCGGGGTCACGGAGTTCGCCGCAGGCAACCGCGCCACCATCATCCGTACGGTCGACGGCAAGCAGCAGAAGCTGCAGGTTCGCCTGGACGATCTGATCAAGGATGGCGACATTTCGGCTAACCAGGCGATGCGCCCGGGCGACATCCTGGTGATCCCCGAAAGCTTTTTCTGA
- a CDS encoding HPr-rel-A system PqqD family peptide chaperone, whose protein sequence is MWRVIPGQSLRYRQWEDEAVLYNDVSGATHLLGAAALCLLEALRPAPGNAMSLSAALRDAFEVDEDALADELAILLDDLVRLDLIEPCPC, encoded by the coding sequence ATGTGGCGTGTGATTCCCGGGCAGTCCCTGCGCTACCGGCAATGGGAAGACGAAGCCGTGCTCTACAACGATGTGTCGGGCGCGACCCATCTGCTGGGTGCGGCGGCCCTGTGTCTGCTCGAGGCACTGCGTCCGGCGCCGGGCAACGCCATGTCCCTGTCTGCCGCGCTGCGCGACGCCTTCGAGGTCGACGAGGACGCACTGGCCGATGAGCTGGCCATCCTGCTCGACGACCTGGTGCGGCTCGACCTGATCGAGCCCTGTCCATGCTGA